In Vibrio sp. STUT-A11, a genomic segment contains:
- the cmoA gene encoding carboxy-S-adenosyl-L-methionine synthase CmoA — protein MNPKNNPDTIFSAPIDKIGDFTFDERVAEVFPDMIQRSVPGYSNIISAIGMLAERFVKPHSNIYDLGCSLGAATLSMRRHIKQEGCQIIAVDNSPAMVERCKLHVNAYRSDTPVDVVEADIRNIEIDNASVVVLNFTLQFLSPEDRYTLLEKIYAGLRPGGILILSEKFVFEDETSNELLIDLHHDFKRANGYSELEISQKRSAIENVMRPDSKKDHKERFEKIGFSSYDVWFQCFNFGSMFAIK, from the coding sequence ATGAACCCTAAGAACAATCCAGATACTATTTTTTCGGCTCCAATCGATAAAATTGGGGATTTCACCTTTGATGAACGCGTAGCGGAAGTGTTTCCAGACATGATTCAGCGTTCCGTTCCAGGGTACAGCAACATCATTTCTGCGATTGGCATGCTTGCAGAACGCTTTGTTAAGCCTCATTCAAACATTTATGACCTTGGTTGCTCTCTAGGTGCTGCGACGCTTTCTATGCGCCGTCATATCAAACAAGAAGGTTGTCAAATCATTGCCGTCGATAACTCACCAGCCATGGTAGAGCGATGTAAGTTGCATGTGAATGCTTACCGCAGCGACACGCCTGTCGATGTTGTAGAAGCCGATATTCGTAATATCGAAATTGACAACGCATCGGTTGTGGTACTGAACTTCACTCTGCAGTTTCTTTCGCCAGAAGATCGTTATACGTTGTTAGAAAAAATCTACGCGGGTCTGCGTCCAGGCGGCATCCTAATTCTGTCAGAAAAATTCGTGTTTGAAGATGAAACTTCGAACGAGCTATTGATTGACCTGCACCACGATTTTAAACGCGCAAATGGCTACAGTGAGCTAGAAATCAGTCAAAAGCGCAGTGCGATTGAAAATGTGATGCGCCCAGATTCAAAGAAGGATCACAAAGAGCGCTTCGAAAAGATTGGCTTCTCGAGCTACGACGTTTGGTTCCAGTGCTTTAACTTCGGGTCTATGTTTGCCATCAAGTAA